In Aspergillus fumigatus Af293 chromosome 6, whole genome shotgun sequence, the genomic window GAAACGGGAAAACCACGAATCATCCGTCTTGTTCGGTTCAAGGCCTCGGCCATGTCGATCCCTAGTCAATAATCATTCTGGATGATTTTTGCTGGTGTCAATATCAATTGCGAGGATTGTCTTGGCTTCGTGAGTGGAAGAATCCAAGTATGGCTGTCTGCTGTTGTCCCTGAAATTGGAGTAAAGACTGATCTGCAAGGGTCAGGCCCATTAGACCAGTCATTTCTCCGCGCGGGGGGTTTTTGACCCAAAGATTGACTGACTTTGGTGCCCCTGAATGGAGATGAATTCAGGACTGAGTTGACAGAAATAAGGATCAGGATTAGGTATCGGCCCCATACGGGTGATCAATCCGATATCCAGCGGTCGGAATGATGCCCGCAACATTGTCCATGCGCTCTGGAGGGCGCACGGTCGAATTGGGATAGACGATGGTCCTTCTAGTTTTCTGTTTCTGATGATTTCGAGATCTTGAAGGTGGACTGGGATTAGATAATTGTCAAGGCTCTCAGGCCAACAAGTACTGCCCTAGGCATAACTTGCTATCCATGAGTTTGGCTCAGGCCTCAAGGTGTCAAAGTCCCGACCTTCATCCATATCCCTGCTGGTGTATTTGCTACTCTAAAGCTACTTCCTAACACTATTGATTGCTGATACTAGCTACCCTGCCTTCTTTGGCTGTTCTCCACAATAGAAACTCATTGAGTCACGCGGCGGGTGGCAGGGGAGTTGAATAATGGACACACAACACTCTCAAATTACATGCTTGAGTCTTAGCCCAAGAGCTTGATAATCATTGAGCAGTATATGGGAACGTATATTTGATCTCACCATGTCGAGATGACAGCGGCGACAACGAGGCCGGAGCAGAACAACCGGACTGGATGACATGCCTAACTTCTGcaatctacggagtagtagtCCCTAATGAATCTGTTTTTTTACAGAACGGGAAAATGGTTGAAGAGGAGATCGACTCGCAGAAGAATCCTACGCGGTTTAAGGAATTTATGACTCTACTCCTTGCGGTATAGGAATTGATTTTGTCAATTTAGGTACCCCGTCTAAATGGCCATACGCAGACTTGAGGAGCGGAGGAACATTTTCAGTTCGCAATTGTTCGAAAGTATTAATACAAAAATCGAATTGCTCTTGGATAAAAAGGCAGGATGAGCTCAAGACCAACAAGTATCACCAAGCCTAAGCGTtcaatattattatcttgATCATCTTAAGCCATGGCAGATTATGTATACCGATCGATCAGATATGCCAAACAATTGAGATATATTTCGATTGCCAGGAATCCATGACGTCAACCAAGCAGCTCTCCATCAGTACCACATGTATATATCTATGACAAGACTGGTCAATTCAACAATTGCTCTCACTATCAGCAATTAAAGCAAAATCTAGCCAAAATGGTAAAGGATAAATCCACCGTCATCGAGTACGTCCGCCTCCCTCCCCTTTACCAAATTACCAATCCCATATAACAGCTGCTCCAAGAGAATTCAACGACCTGGTCAACATGACCCCCGCCGAACTCCGCGCCTGGCTCGCGGAAGAACAATCCCAGTCCTCAGGCTGGACGGGCGCGTCCGCGTCCGGCGAGACGGTCGGCCACGAGAGGTAGTTAATCCGCCGTCCGCCTGATTTGTTACCTATTTGGACAGTACCTGAAGAGAAACTGACTTGATGACCGAAAAAGCGGGCGCAGAATCGTGGATATCCTCGAGCACAACCCCTCCAAGGACCCGTCTGGGTACTCGGACGAGGATCTAGAGCATATGCGGAGGGTGGTCTCGTACTGTAAGCGGCACCTGGCGCAGGAGGAGCACGCGAAGCGGGATACCGGGAGTAGGAGTTACAGGTCGTTGAAGAATTGGGGCCATGATGCGCTGAAGGAGTGAGTCAAGTCAAGTGATGCTTTGATGGCCTTGTCCGGTATGTGTTGGTCATTGGAGGCTTGGGGTGAGTTCCAAAACTGTGCCGTTTGACTTGTATGACCTCTTCGGTTATATTGCCCCGTCTTAATTGGATGAATTGAGTATACTGCTGGTTATTTGGTGATAGCTACCTTGACGGCCGGCCTGTCATTACTATTGGAAATAGGCTCCATGCCGCTAGATATGCAGATTGGTAATGCTCAGGTAAGGCTGGCATGGCTATTCGCAGAGAACAATGACGTCCTGGTCCGAAACCGGACCAAGTTGGATATACTACAAATAACGTCCATTCTAGGATTCTTACGGGGGAGACCCTGGCTCTGTGGTGGCTATGACATCCTCAACTACCTCGAATCACCATGCTTTATCGGTTCGAGACAATTCAGAATGAAACGTCAAGGACATCTTCTACTACCTAAGCTAGGATCCCTCGGCAGTTCCATCTGCCGATGGGCATACACCCCAAATATTCCCCAAAACTTAAACCTCCCCAGAGCCATTCCTCAGGCCCATCGGATATATAACTCGGCTGATGAACCAATCCTGCACGAACTAGCCAGTACGTAGCTTATCTTCCCAATCTTTCAGAGAAGTGGCACAATGGGCAGTTAAACTCGTTTGGGAAGGAATCGGCTGTGCTTGCCTCTGGGTTAGGGCTCTAGGCTGGTGACTCCGGTTCGAGCTCGGGCATCGACTTGCCAGGATGCACGAGAGCGGGCGATATCCGTGGTCCGCCGTTTGGGGTAAAGAGAAGATGTCATTGCCAGTGCTGTGGTTTAGGCGTagcaggagaagagaagtggATGAGCGGGGAAGTGGAGTGCCCGATGGGGAAATCCGGGGTAGCTCCCCCCCTGCGTCCTGCTTTTTCCCGGGCAGCGTTTAATTCCCCGCTTGAGCCTGTTCAGGGATAGCAGTCCTCTTTGTGGATTTTGACCCTCGTAAACTTGAACTGGCTGAAACGCCACGTCCATACATATGGTACACCGAGGTCTCGTAAAGTATAAACATCGTCTTGCGGTAGTCTTGACGGCCGGGGGAATTCCGCATTATGGGAGAACTTGTCTCTCGTCCAAGTTAAAAGGAAGATCAGACCCTACAGTGCCAGGCTACTAGTCTAGCACCCGACTACGCACCACTGCGGATGAAGAGTGAGATTGCCCACGATGGAGATGAATCATGATGAGGCTGTAAGTAATCAACCAGCAAGTGGCTCCCGAACAGCAGGCAGCGCTGACATGAAGCCCTACAGACGATCCATCAGAtcgagcagcagctcaatACCAAGATCTATCCCGGAACGGAGATCATGGCTGACGTGGGCTCCGTCCACTTTGTCAAATCCTCCGACCGAGTGCTGGTGCCACAGCCCTCCCAAAGCCCTCATGATCCTTTGGTATATGGCCCCAGCCGCATGAATTTGTAAGATGAACGCTGACGTCCGCAGAATTGGAACaggttctggaagatgagcgCCATCTGCATGTCCACGGCAGTGTCGTTCAGCCAGGGTCTGGGACCATTGGCGCTCGCGCCGATGTTTCCGCAACTGATGAAGTCGTTCGACGCCGATCTGGCGTCCGTGGTCAAATTCACCGGCGTTTGCATTCTCGTTCTTGGTTTCAGTAATTTCTTCTGGTGCGTCCTCGAGATTCTCGATAGTGACATGTGGCTGACGAGTCGAAGGGTCCCCATCCAGGCAGCTTTCGGTCGACGGCCGGTCCTCATCTTTTCCACCCTTATCTGTCTGTTCAGTAATATATGGCGAGCGCTCGCGACGTCGTATGGAAGTTACATGGGAGCATGCATCCTGAACGGTTTCGGGGCTGGGCCTGCCGAGGTAGGAACACTCGCAACGACACAAGGCTTCGTGTGTTAATCAGGATGACAGTCCGCCCAACCTGAGATCATTGCCGACATCATGTTCCTTCACGAGCGAGGAGCATACAACACCTTATACTTCACCGCCTATTTCGGTTCTCTCATGGTAAGCATGATGCTCTCATGGTGTCGAACTCACTGACTTCCGCAACAGGTCGGCCCAGTCATTGCCGGTCCCATGGCAGAACACGTCGGCTGGCGCAGTTTTTTCTGGCTCAACACCGGCGTTCTCGGCATCGTCCTTGTagccctcatcttcctgtTCCCCGAAACCAAATGGCACCGCGCCCACCCCTCCGAGGTGCACGATGGTCAGGAACCGGTCGAGACGCCCTCGTCGGCCTCTGAGCCAGAGAAGCCGGCAGAGGTCATCATGCAGCGGGAAAATATTGCATCAGAGAGCGGAGCAGACCAAGACCCCTGGCTGGGGAAGGGTTATCCCTCCAAGCAGCAGTTCATGCTCTGGCAGCCGTCGGACAACTATCTGAAGACCTTGTGGACCTGTTTCTGGATTCCGTGGAAACTGCTCACGTTCCCCATAGTTGAACTTGCTGCGTTCACCGTCTCGTGGTCCGCCAGCTGCATGTTGACCTTGAACCTCACCCAGAGTCAGGCCTTTGCCGCTCCTCCGTACAACTTCAACAGCCAGACCATCGGGTTCTTCAACTTTGCCATTATGGTTGGGGCGATCATAGGCTTGGCGACCAACGGGCCTTTGTCTGACTGGGTTTCGATGAGGGccacaaagaagaacagaGGTATCCGGGAGCCGGAGATGAGATTGCCAGCTATGATACCCTATGTGATCATCATGATGATCGGCAACTTCGTCGTGGCATTCGGCTACGAAAACAAATGGGATTGGAAGGTCAGTTTCACAGCATTCTGTTGAAAAGCGACTCAAGCTAACGGCCTTTAGATTATTGTGATAATCGGCTACACTTGCGCTGGCATTCAGGTCAGCGCTCTTCCAGCCATTACCAGCACCTACGCTGTCGACAGCTATAAGCCCGTTGCCGGCTTAGTCTTTGTGGCGATCACAGTCAACAAGAACCTGTGGGGTTATGGATTCGCTGAATTCATCACCCCGTGGGTGATCAAAAGTGGTTTCGTTAGGCCCATCATGATGAACATGTCTCTGACCACCTTCTGGTGTCTTTGCGCCATTCCGGTCTATTTTTACGGAAAGCGTTTCCGCAAGTGGACTGCCAAGTCGTCAGTTCACAGTATGTAGTCCCATGTCGCTGATGGAGGGTAGCATTggatgttttcttttctttcgaATTCTCAATTCAATTGAGTTCCATGCAATGAATACTTTTGACCATGGCCTTCAGCGCGCAGCGGTGGTAGTAGAGGTGTTCGAATTACATGCGAATGTACTCGCGGTACTGTACATAGAATCACATCATTTCGTCGTCGTCAGGGTCGTAGAGATCAAGGTCCAGAGTTGCCTTGGGCTTAGGGGCAGGCGCTGGTGCGGCCATAGTTCCGCTGCTCGCCGCGCCTGCTTGAGCTGCAGCCTCGGCGGCTTCGTTTGCAtgtcttctctcctctcccatAGGCTGTGAAGCAGGAACCACTGGCTCTGTAGACCCCAGACCCTCGGCCTCGCGTATCAATCGTTCCACCTCTTGATCGGGATTGAACCCCGGTCGACCTTCAGCAGCGGCCAGCTGTATCTGACCCATCAGACCCATTCGAATACGGTCCTCCATCGGATATGGGATCATGTAAACCTGGCGGGTCATCTTCGCTGACTCATCCAGCCAGGATGTCGCTTCCTTCGTGACGGATGAGACCGGTTCGGCGCCTTCCTCAGCACCAGGGCCGCCATTGACACCCGTCATCGCCATGTCCTGGTCACCGGGTTGTAGACTTCTCCCCCGTCCTTTGGCGGCCTGCGTGGCATTGGCAGCTGCATCCGCGGCGGCTTGGTGGTTGTACTTGCTAATCCGTCGCGCAAAGTCCAGCAGCAATTTGTAATCAATTTCCTTTGTATTTCGTAGACCGCCTGGCTTGGTTTGCACTCGATCGCCGCCAGAGtccagatcatcatcatcggaaaCGTCATCTGCATCCGAATCACTTGGCTCGTCGTCGCCGCAGATCCTccgaatctccttctcgtaGCCCACAACGTCTCTCACAAtgcccttgaccttctcctccagactTTCAGCCTCCGCGCGAAGTTTCAGAATTCTGGCGTAGTTCTCCTGGTGCCGGCGAAGCGTCTCAATGGCAGATGTGAGCGAGTCGTCCGCGTCAAGAAGTGCAAGGGCCGCTGCAGGAGCTCCTGAGGCGGTCGGCGAGGTTGTAAGGCTCGTTATGAGGGCATTGAGTTTATCTTCCAGATTCGAAAGAGTCTTTTGAAACTCGACGTTCATTCTGAGTGTATCCTCGGTTCCTACCTGTACGTTCTGTGAGTTGCCTGGGGTTTCAATTGGTCGCACGCGTCGTGGGAGGTATCAACTGCGTCGATGGGGAGTGGAGAGTTCCGTTGAATATCAGGCTAGAAGAAAGGAGTAAATCAGGAGAGCTATCTGCATTGACTGGTTGTCATGCGACGGGAGCTTGAATGGTGACTGATCCAAGGAACGTTGAAGCACAACCTGAACAAGCAACAAATGAATCACGTGATCTTACAGCTCCACATCACGTGTCGGTCATCTAACCATTCGGCCTTTGAGGTGCCAAACGGGTGATTATCTTAAAACCGGCTATCCCGTAATGAGGGGACAAGTCTTTCCCAATTGGATGCACATACTATCAGCCAATAGCTAGTGCAGGCCTTTACAGAgtattgatattgatatcGGGGTCACACTGCGGAGACACGGCGAAGCCGCAAATCAAATGCGGAGGAAATCCGATTGAACGAGTCAGGTCGTGCTTATCCTCTAACAATCAACAGGCTTTCTTCCCTGATACTACTCGCTGAATTTTAACATTTATATATACTTCCGActctggtgttgttgttAATCGCAGGAAGAGGGTTCAAAACTCCCCAGATCACCTATAACACGTACATTTCAACACACGATGTTGGATGAAGCATTACATGTATATTGAGAGCATCTGGCCGCCAAATCACCACTTGCACGAAATGACTTCCAGCTCTACTTTGCTTCCCTCTGCCCCGCGAGTTGAGCTGAACCCCCGCGTTGTTCTACAGCCCCCGCTTTCCCGCTGCGGCCATGGCCCGGGACTGATACTTATCCGCCCAAGCCATTTCGCAGAATGTCAGGAGAAGAACAACAGTTTAGATCCAGAGCCATTGCAGAAATGGGCTGAGGAGAGCTACGCGATAGTGCAGATCAGTCTTGATGCGGAATCAAGTGGCGACAAGGATCGTGTACTTGACGCTGTCAAGACAGCGATGGAGGGCCTTGATTCACTCCAGGAGTGTGATAAGAAGGATCAATTTGGTTTGCTAGGTATGCACGGTATGTCTTGAAAGCCGCTTGGATACTAATGGGCCTAGTCTACGGTTCCGAAGCTGATTATGCGCCGGACTTTGCGAAGATTCTGGATGCAATTGTAGCTGCTCGTATAGCAGCGTTGGTATATTTTGGGCGTTGGGAGACCCTCGCTGCGATTCCAGCCTTGGTACATATACCTGGAGCTAGCAATTCCATTCAGGAAACGGAAAGCCGAACTGTGTACACCTATCCTGACGTCTCGTCCGCCGGCTTCATTGTCCCCGGTCATGCGGATTTCAAGTATTCGACAGCAGGAGTAGCCCATACCCGATCATTGagcttcttgaagaagcaCTTGGACGGGCCTTACTTTAATCTCGAGAAAATCTGGGAGGAGCATACCTATTACGAATTTAGAGACAGATCGGTGGAGAAAACCATGGCGACAATGGTCCAGGAGCCATATGTGAATCATGTTCCGACTGTGAGCGAGCCCCATTCCCGCCGCTCTGGAAGAGACTGACGCTGGAAAGATGACCGGTGGAATTGGCCGTGCGCGGCTCAGCAATTTCTACCTGAACcatttcatcttcaataaTCCCGATGACACCGCCCTGGAGCTAATCAGTCGCACGGTTGGTATCGATCGCGTAGTAGACGAGTTTATCTTCTCCCTCACGCATAACAAGGAAATCGACTGGCTGTGAGTTTCATCTGCATCTAGTCAATGAGCGAAGCCTAACGTCTTATAGGATTCCCGGCATCCCACCCACTGGAAAGCCTCTCCGCATACCATTCACATCAGTGGTGAACATCCGCGGGGATCGCCTATACCACGAGCACATAGCATGGGACCAGGCGACGGTCCTTGTGCAGCTGGGCCTAATGCCAGATTATCTCCCGTTCCCTTATGCTCTGCCCGACGGTAGGCTCCCAGGCCCGGGGAAGAGATTCGAGTATCGAGTCCCTGCGGCCGGGGTGAAAACCGCGCAGAAGTTGGAGAACGAACACAAGGTCCCCTCGAATCAGATGTTTGAGTATAAGATCCGCGAGGTTGATGATAATTGATACTATATGCGAGAGTATATTGAATTCAATCTTGTCGAGGCTAGCAAATGCGACGTAAACATAGACAACTGTAGTGTGAGTGGCATGCCataagtatttatactactaacTAATACTATTAAGTCTATTAATCTTAATAGTTTAGTAAGGCCTTATCACTATATTTATTACCTACTTCTAATCTATTAAAGAAGCTAGATATAATAATACATTAATAAGATATTACTGATAAAATCTAACTAATTACTGGTACTCTACTAGAATAAAGCCCTGTAAGACATATTGACTCTATTAAGATTAGCTTAGTACTTCCTAATGCTATTGAGTACCTCGTAAATATTAATTCAAGGCCCTTGATTAATTCTAAATAATAGCAGGAGCTAATCGTGTTAGTCTTTAATACCTACTCAAGATCAGTATAGTTCAGGGTAAACGTCTGTAACAAGGGGGTAGATATTATATACTGAGAGCAATACAGGCCTAGTAACCTCTAGTCCTAAGCTACCTCTTAGGCAATAGTATTTTGAACCCTAAATATACTCGGGAGAAATAGGAGCTCTAAGTAACTTAGTAAAGACTACGTAGTTTGTTCTAATTATTAAGGTACATACATTCTTACTAGCAACCTTATATGCCTTTGAAACCCacctagtattcttatctGTAACCTGTAGCCTAGTCGCCGA contains:
- a CDS encoding DUF3140 domain-containing protein, encoding MVKDKSTVIEEFNDLVNMTPAELRAWLAEEQSQSSGWTGASASGETVGHESGRRIVDILEHNPSKDPSGYSDEDLEHMRRVVSYCKRHLAQEEHAKRDTGSRSYRSLKNWGHDALKE
- a CDS encoding putative MFS transporter, whose translation is MEMNHDEATIHQIEQQLNTKIYPGTEIMADVGSVHFVKSSDRVLVPQPSQSPHDPLNWNRFWKMSAICMSTAVSFSQGLGPLALAPMFPQLMKSFDADLASVVKFTGVCILVLGFSNFFWVPIQAAFGRRPVLIFSTLICLFSNIWRALATSYGSYMGACILNGFGAGPAESAQPEIIADIMFLHERGAYNTLYFTAYFGSLMVGPVIAGPMAEHVGWRSFFWLNTGVLGIVLVALIFLFPETKWHRAHPSEVHDGQEPVETPSSASEPEKPAEVIMQRENIASESGADQDPWLGKGYPSKQQFMLWQPSDNYLKTLWTCFWIPWKLLTFPIVELAAFTVSWSASCMLTLNLTQSQAFAAPPYNFNSQTIGFFNFAIMVGAIIGLATNGPLSDWVSMRATKKNRGIREPEMRLPAMIPYVIIMMIGNFVVAFGYENKWDWKIIVIIGYTCAGIQVSALPAITSTYAVDSYKPVAGLVFVAITVNKNLWGYGFAEFITPWVIKSGFVRPIMMNMSLTTFWCLCAIPVYFYGKRFRKWTAKSSVHSM